One window of the Lytechinus variegatus isolate NC3 chromosome 3, Lvar_3.0, whole genome shotgun sequence genome contains the following:
- the LOC121411883 gene encoding CWF19-like protein 1, translating into MAQSPLKILACGDVEGRFSQLFSRVRNVVKKAGPFEMLLCVGNFYGTSETALADWKLLQSGELKVPLPTYILGPNHPDHALFFDNQEGGDVCENLTFLGKRGIYSTAAGLQIAYLSGLESAGRPDDGCHFSRGDIDALGLPLISNSKFKGVDVLLTSQWPANVTQYTRDAESVKPAQTSSLLGDLVLALRPRYHFAGMQGAFYERTPYRNHKVLAESTKHVTRFLGLAKVGNPEKKKYLYAFNITPMNKLKQEELIKQPEEVTECPFTWSKREEPKETNQFFFSKGDPSKQGQRGQKRHHGGNKSDNQRQHDGHRQHDGQRHHDGQRQRDGQLQHKIKKQPQPTGPCWFCLGSPKVEKHLVASIGTSCYLALAKGSLVPDHTLILPIGHYQSMLDLTEEVQAELDQFKSALRKYYSSIGKTCVIYERNFRTQHLQLQVIPVNKSKAEDIKEVFFRIAEEHKLDLAEIPQHTDLKQILSVGSPYFYAELNDGEKILHRIKKFFPLQFGREVMAAEELLDLPERVDWKNCSISKEEEMKLVSTFREQFEPFDFNL; encoded by the exons ATGGCACAATCCCCTCTTAAAAT CCTTGCTTGTGGTGACGTGGAAGGAAGATTTTCACAACTGTTTTCGAGAGTACGAAATGTTGTGAAGAAAGCAGGTCCATTTGAG ATGCTATTGTGCGTAGGAAATTTCTATGGGACAAGTGAGACCGCTCTAGCGGATTGGAAGTTGCTCCAGTCTGGAGAACTGAAAG TGCCTCTACCTACCTACATACTTGGGCCCAACCACCCAGATCACGCCCTTTTCTTTGATAACCAAGAAGGAGGAGATGTATGTGAAAACTTAACCTTTCTAG GCAAGCGTGGCATCTACTCGACTGCGGCAGGACTGCAGATCGCATACCTGAGTGGGCTGGAGTCTGCAGGCAGACCCGATGATGGCTGTCACTTCAGCAGAGGAGACATTGATGCGCTTGGGTTGCCTCTCATCTCTAATAGCAAGTTCAAAGGAGTCGATGTTCTTCTCACATCACAGTGGCCAGCTAATGTCACCCAGTATACCCGTGATGCA GAAAGTGTGAAACCTGCTCAAACATCCTCACTACTTGGTGACTTAGTCTTGGCATTAAGACCTCGTTATCACTTTGCTGGCATGCAGGGTGCGTTTTACGAGAGGACACCGTACAGGAATCACAAGGTGTTAGCAGAGAGCACTAAGCATGTCACAAGATTCCTGGGCCTTGCCAAGGTTGGAAATCCAGAAAAGAAGAAG TACCTGTATGCATTCAATATCACACCGATGAACAAGTTAAAACAAGAAGAATTGATCAAACAACCTGAGGAAGTTACGGAGTGTCCCTTCACTTGGTCTAAGAGAGAAGAACCAAAGGAA ACGAACCAGTTCTTCTTTTCCAAAGGAGATCCGTCGAAACAAGGTCAGAGAGGTCAGAAGAGGCATCATGGGGGTAATAAATCAGACAATCAAAGACAACATGACGGTCATAGGCAACATGATGGTCAAAGACACCATGACGGTCAAAGGCAAAGAGATGGACAGTTACAACACAAAATAAAGAAGCAAC CGCAACCTACTGGTCCATGTTGGTTTTGTCTTGGAAGCCCAAAAGTTGAGAAACATTTAGTTGCTAGCATTGGTACATCG TGTTATTTGGCTTTAGCAAAGGGATCTCTTGTTCCTGACCACACCTTAATTCTTCCTATTGGCCATTACCAATCCATGTTAGATCTCACAGAG GAAGTACAGGCTGAACTTGATCAGTTCAAATCAGCGTTGAGGAAGTACTACTCATCAATAGGAAAGACGTGTGTCATATACGAAAGGAATTTCAGAACACAGCATCTTCAGCTTCAG GTCATTCCTGTCAATAAGTCGAAGGCAGAAGACATCAAAGAGGTTTTCTTCAGGATCGCAGAGGAACACAAGCTAGACTTGGCTGAGATACCTCAACACACAGATCTAAAACAG attTTGTCTGTAGGGTCACCCTACTTCTATGCAGAGCTGAATGATGGAGAGAAGATCTTGCACAGAATAAAGAAATTCTTTCCTCTACAGTTTGGCAG GGAGGTGATGGCAGCTGAAGAATTGCTTGACTTGCCTGAGAGAGTGGACTGGAAGAACTGTAGCATCAGCAAGGAAGAGGAGATGAAATTAGTCTCGACGTTTAGAGAACAGTTTGAGCCGTTTGACTTTAATCTCTGA